The following proteins are co-located in the Silene latifolia isolate original U9 population chromosome 1, ASM4854445v1, whole genome shotgun sequence genome:
- the LOC141601752 gene encoding uncharacterized protein LOC141601752 isoform X2 produces MDDSSSILIQISTLKDMLDKVNDEIEANIQITRQIESEIVKCEEIEAALAARESELMKLVYFSKFELRGLIAVTVNSRKSVAKLMDEIHRLRQKKDELTETMNKKRETFAVSCTQFQTCIEGDECNELRTLLFEKEALEDEIHELDQTHSDLKNSVSAARSMKILEDLYRSNSGMSQLPA; encoded by the exons ATGGACGACTCAAGCTCAATTCTTATCCAAATTTCGACTCTCAAGGATATGCTTGACAAG GTTAATGATGAAATTGAAGCGAATATTCAGATTACAAGGCAAATTGAGTCCGAAATTGTTAAGTGTGAAGAAATTGAGGCTGCGCTGGCTGCTAGAGAGTCGGAGCTAATGAAGCTGGTGTATTTCTCAAAGTTTGAACTGCGCGGTTTGATCGCCGTCACTG TTAACTCGAGGAAGTCAGTAGCAAAATTGATGGATGAGATACATCGTCTGAGGCAGAAGAAAGATGAGCTGACCGAGACAATGAACAAAAAACG GGAAACTTTTGCAGTGTCATGCACCCAATTCCAAACGTGCATTGAAGGTGACGAATGCAACGAATTAaggacattgttgtttgagaaaGAAGCTCTTGAAGACGAGATTCACGAACTTGATCAAACTCATTCTGATTTGAAGAACTCAGTGTCAGCAGCACGATCCATGAAGATTCTGGAAGATCTTTATAGGTCCAATTCTG GCATGTCCCAGTTACCAGCTTGA
- the LOC141601752 gene encoding uncharacterized protein LOC141601752 isoform X1, with the protein MDDSSSILIQISTLKDMLDKVNDEIEANIQITRQIESEIVKCEEIEAALAARESELMKLVYFSKFELRGLIAVTVNSRKSVAKLMDEIHRLRQKKDELTETMNKKRETFAVSCTQFQTCIEGDECNELRTLLFEKEALEDEIHELDQTHSDLKNSVSAARSMKILEDLYRSNSGLEAEIQKGNAENEQLTKEIDELRTTLLSTIDDPW; encoded by the exons ATGGACGACTCAAGCTCAATTCTTATCCAAATTTCGACTCTCAAGGATATGCTTGACAAG GTTAATGATGAAATTGAAGCGAATATTCAGATTACAAGGCAAATTGAGTCCGAAATTGTTAAGTGTGAAGAAATTGAGGCTGCGCTGGCTGCTAGAGAGTCGGAGCTAATGAAGCTGGTGTATTTCTCAAAGTTTGAACTGCGCGGTTTGATCGCCGTCACTG TTAACTCGAGGAAGTCAGTAGCAAAATTGATGGATGAGATACATCGTCTGAGGCAGAAGAAAGATGAGCTGACCGAGACAATGAACAAAAAACG GGAAACTTTTGCAGTGTCATGCACCCAATTCCAAACGTGCATTGAAGGTGACGAATGCAACGAATTAaggacattgttgtttgagaaaGAAGCTCTTGAAGACGAGATTCACGAACTTGATCAAACTCATTCTGATTTGAAGAACTCAGTGTCAGCAGCACGATCCATGAAGATTCTGGAAGATCTTTATAGGTCCAATTCTG GACTAGAAGCAGAGATACAGAAGGGAAATGCAGAGAACGAACAGCTGACAAAGGAAATTGATGAACTTAGGACTACTCTGCTTTCGACCATTGATGATCCATGGTGA